One Rosa chinensis cultivar Old Blush chromosome 3, RchiOBHm-V2, whole genome shotgun sequence DNA window includes the following coding sequences:
- the LOC112193855 gene encoding probable L-type lectin-domain containing receptor kinase S.5, protein MQFYSLQTFAFLLALLCCALIRAGCLNFSYPTFRDKVDDKDFIISTNSSIAFNAIQVTHDATQASINNESGRFLYKKRFRLWGDGRRNKASFSTTFEINISNKTNPGAEGLAFILTANSTLPENSNGQWLGIVNANSNGSDRAKIVAVEFDTSKSYEQDLDDNHVGVDVNSIYSRKQESLTRYGIRLSSGVSYAVTIQYDSQNLTIFVFHTKETGEQMKDQVLSLPLNLSDYLPEKVYVGFSASTGNNTQLNCIQSWNFTSSHIDENPNLLWVWIAIPAAVVMVLLAGVASYFYWRRQRENKLLEDAFPRIEDEIQSTAMAPKKFKLKELQRATGRFNPKNKLGKGGFGTVYKGLLGNKEIAVKRVSKDSHQGKQEFIAEVTTIGSLRHKNLVKLIGWCYESHELLIVYELMPNGSLDRFLFGDDKLGREMEELPLSWRRRHSIISGVAQALDYLHNGCEKRVLHRDIKASNIMLDSDFTARLGDFGLARTLQQSEVTHHSTKEIAGTLGYMAPETFLTARATVETDVYAFGVLVLEVVCGRRPAGNQLEQSNYNNSIVYWLWDLYSRGKILDAVDSRLEGDTDEDDIVSVLTLGLACCHPNPHQRPSMRTVLKVLRREADLPSLPTERPAFVWPSMPPSFKQDTESDLDGGRLTPFSEISGR, encoded by the coding sequence ATGCAGTTTTATTCACTTCAAACTTTTGCTTTCTTACTAGCTCTTTTGTGTTGTGCTCTTATTCGAGCAGGGTGCTTGAATTTCAGCTATCCAACATTTCGAGACAAAGTGGATGATAAGGATTTTATCATATCCACAAATTCAAGCATAGCTTTTAATGCCATCCAAGTCACTCATGATGCTACTCAGGCTTCCATCAACAACGAATCTGGAAGGTTTCTATATAAGAAGCGATTCAGGCTGTGGGGAGATGGTCGTCGGAACAAAGCATCCTTTAGCACTACGTTCGAAATTAACATCAGTAACAAAACCAATCCGGGTGCTGAAGGCCTGGCCTTTATCTTAACCGCCAACTCTACTCTTCCGGAGAATAGCAATGGACAATGGCTTGGAATTGTAAATGCAAATTCCAATGGATCTGATCGAGCCAAAATTGTGGCGGTAGAGTTTGACACGAGTAAAAGCTACGAGCAAGATCTCGATGACAACCATGTGGGTGTGGATGTAAATAGCATTTACTCTCGCAAACAAGAGAGTTTGACAAGATATGGCATCAGGCTTTCAAGCGGTGTCAGTTATGCAGTGACAATTCAGTATGACAGCCAGAACCTCACCATATTTGTCTTCCACACCAAGGAAACCGGGGAGCAAATGAAGGATCAAGTTCTGTCCCTTCCTCTTAATCTCTCTGACTATCTGCCGGAGAAGGTTTATGTGGGATTCTCAGCTTCCACGGGCAACAACACTCAATTGAATTGCATACAGTCTTGGAACTTCACCTCTTCACATATAGATGAAAATCCAAACCTTCTGTGGGTTTGGATAGCAATCCCAGCAGCAGTAGTAATGGTCCTCCTAGCAGGAGTTGCTTCTTACTTCTACTGGAGAAGACAGCGTGAAAATAAATTACTGGAGGATGCATTTCCCAGGATAGAAGATGAGATTCAAAGCACTGCCATGGCTCCAAAAAAATTCAAACTGAAAGAACTTCAAAGAGCAACAGGCAGGTTCAATCCAAAGAACAAGCTTGGAAAAGGTGGCTTTGGAACAGTATATAAGGGACTCTTGGGAAATAAAGAGATAGCAGTCAAGAGAGTCTCAAAGGATTCACATCAAGGCAAGCAAGAATTCATAGCAGAAGTCACCACAATAGGCAGTCTTCGTCACAAAAATTTGGTTAAATTGATTGGATGGTGCTATGAAAGCCATGAGCTTCTTATTGTGTATGAGTTGATGCCAAATGGAAGCCTTGACAGATTCCTATTTGGGGATGACAAGTTAGGCAGAGAGATGGAGGAACTACCACTGAGCTGGAGGAGAAGGCACAGCATCATAAGCGGGGTAGCTCAGGCACTAGATTATCTTCACAATGGATGCGAGAAGAGAGTACTCCACCGAGACATAAAAGCCAGCAATATCATGTTAGACTCGGATTTCACTGCACGGTTGGGAGACTTTGGACTAGCTCGTACACTTCAGCAAAGTGAAGTAACTCACCACTCCACCAAAGAGATTGCAGGAACACTAGGTTATATGGCTCCAGAAACATTTCTTACAGCAAGGGCTACAGTTGAAACAGATGTCTATGCATTTGGTGTTCTTGTGCTAGAAGTCGTCTGTGGAAGAAGGCCAGCTGGAAATCAACTTGAGCAGAGTAACTACAATAATAGCATAGTTTATTGGCTATGGGATCTTTACAGCAGGGGAAAGATCCTTGATGCTGTGGACTCAAGATTGGAAGGAGACACTGATGAGGATGATATTGTGTCCGTGCTGACTTTGGGGTTAGCCTGTTGCCATCCCAACCCACATCAGAGGCCTTCCATGAGAACTGTCCTGAAGGTTCTTAGAAGGGAAGCAGATCTACCATCGTTGCCAACTGAAAGACCGGCTTTTGTATGGCCATCTATGCCTCCATCATTCAAACAGGACACAGAATCTGATTTGGATGGAGGTCGACTTACTCCGTTCTCAGAAATCTCTGGAAGATGA